The Molothrus ater isolate BHLD 08-10-18 breed brown headed cowbird chromosome 17, BPBGC_Mater_1.1, whole genome shotgun sequence DNA segment CCCTGCCTGACCAACCCAGTCACCTTCTgtgctgaggggacagtggTGGTGTCAGCCTCagtgagctggggctgggtgagcagggctggaccaaagcctggctgcagcactgggttCAGAGTGTGGGTTATCAGTGGCACAAGTCTTGTGCTAGGGGTGGTGCTGGCTCCAGTTCCAGAGGCCCATCACTGGTGGACAGAGTCCACCCTCAGCACATTTGCAGATGGGGAGACGTGGCTGGTGctccagagggatgtgctgggatccAGAGGCTTCTTACCAGGCTGTAGAAAGGGTCTGACAGGAACCTCCTGAAGGTCACGAAGAGGAAATGCAATGCCTGTGTCTGGGAAGGGTAATTTCCTTCACCAGGATATGTTGAGGCCATCCACCCATGAGGAAGTGTAGAGGAAGGGATCCAGGAGTTCACCATGACACAAATAACGTGCAACAACTCCTCTTTCAGCCAAGTGTTCCAGCAGTGTCCTGGTGTTGTCAGCAGGTACAGagccctttccctctgctccacaccAGTGAGGCCAGCCCTGGagtgctgggcccagagctgggctgcccaggacaggacacagggacagactggacAGAGTCCAGCACAGGGCCATGAAGCTGATGGAGGGACTGGAGCGTCTCTGCCatgagcagaggctgagagagctggccctgcccagcctggagcagagcaggctcagggcatCTCATCCCTGTGGATGAAAAGCcagggggaggctgcagaggggacagggccagggacagccccggggGCCTCGGGCACAAAGTGACCCACAGGAGGGGCCCTGCGAGCTCAGGAGACACTTCTGCACTGGGAGGGTGGCCGAGCACTGCCGCAGGTGCCCGGGGAGCTGGGGGAGTCTCCAACCCTGCAGAGACTCAAAAGCCCCCTGGACACATCCTGGGCAGCCGGCTCTGGGTGGCCCTgatggagcaggggctgggccaggtgacctccagaggtgcctccagcctcccccagcctgaGCTTCTAGCCCAGGGCCACTGGCAGAAGTGTGAAATGGGCCTGAAGTCGGGCTCTCTGTCAGTGAGGGgtgaggcagtgctgggattaGGATAAGGTCCTGGTGGACACAAGGGTGATCCCAGGGTTTGGTGCTGTGCAGCCATTTTCAGCAGGGAGCATTGGCTGGCAccaggcacaggggctgggtgcCCTGAAGGGCTGCAAGGGGCTCCAGGCACATGTCACTGGGGgtctgggacagtggaggggGTCAGTGGCACTCTGCACGTGGAGGGGGGAGATATGAAAGAGTAGAGAGAAAAGGGGTATGAGAGGGTTGTGTTGAAAATAGGGTGGTCAGTGTAGTGTCTGCCTGAGCCCTGCACCATCCTGTCTGTCCTCTTAAATCCATTTTCACCTATTTCTTTGTGAAACTCCCAgcctgtgtgcatgtgtgctgCAAGGAGTAagtgccagctgctggagagatgGCACAGGTTGGCCATGGGAGATGGAATCAGCAGGGAAACAACTGGTGAGGTTCAGCACAAGGTACTCAAGGGCTGGGAGGGTAGGTGGGTGTAAAGCTGGGCCTCTGTGGGATGCAGCCTCACAAAATTGCAGATTTAGGGACAGGAGCTGACATCAGGTGAGGTCATGGGGTGATACTTCAGCTGGAtgtccagctgtgctcccatgATAAATACATCAAATGTGGTCAAACCAGACAGGCTCCAATGGAGCCCCATGAGCCACCCCTGCCTGGAATCCCCCTGaagggctggttctgctgcttGGACAGGGGTGCtggacaaggaggaggaggagacctGGCTCAGCCTCCAGGAATGAGGCTAAACCCTGTCAGCCAGGCAAGAGGCAACAGGCTGTGGATCTCTGGCTGGGAAGGGCTCTTGTCATCCCCTGCTGAGGAGGAAGCCCTGGTCCTCACAGGGTGACAGACAGAGGGTGTGACTGTGCCAGAGGGGGGATGGGTCCCTGAAGCAGTGCCACACAGCCCAGGTTGGGACAAGACATGGCTGTCACAGCTGCTGGCCTGCTCCCCACCACGGGTCCTGCACACCTTCACAGAGCCATTCAAGGGGCAAGGATGAGGCCAGGAGAAGTTTATTGAGGAATGGTGAccgtgctgtccccagcactgccagagccagccctggggcagaggcTGCCTGGGCTTGCTCAGTCCTAAAGTGTCACTGCCCTTGAAGCTTCCTTCTCCCTGTGGGGCCCTGCCGTGCCCggctctgccactgccctgcccctggggcagctctgcctctcccagccaggTGCTTTGGGGTTGGGCTGGGGGTTAGGGTTAGGGCTGGGGCTAGAAGTAGAGTTAGGGTTAGGGCCCCTGTGGGCCCATGCACACActctgggctccccagccaCACGGCAGCAACACTGCAGGCCTGAGACCCCGCTGCTGTTTTTTCCAGTCACGCTGCCCCCATTGGCTGTTCTTTCCCCGTGAAGTCGGGATATTATTGGGAACAGGTGAAAGGAGGAGGGGTGAGGCTGGTAGCAttcctcaggctctgcaggtgctgtcagggagcagctgtgctccagaCATCAGTCCAAAGAATCCCCTCTCCTGCACCTTTTTCCTTGGGTGTCTTTGTTGGGGTCAGGCCAGACCCCACATTTCCAGATCCTGGATGCAGAACTCCTCCCGCTGTGAGAGGGTCTCGTTGTCGAAAGTCTCGCAGGGCTGGCTGCCCCCGTGGCGCAGGTCCCCGTCCAGCCACAGCCCAAACCTTCCGCTGCGAATGTGCAAGAGCGCGGTCAGCTGCGACCCGCCTCCTCCATGGCCGGAGACCTCCCACGCCAGCTCCTGGGCTACCGGCCACCTCCCGTCCTCACTCTCTGCTCCCCAAAACGGACATGAGACGGGACAAGCAGCTGGCCCAGGTCTGTCACCgtgcctgcaggcagggagcggcagggaaggtgctgggagcgggcagggaaggggcagggaagggactgggagaggcagggagcGGGCTGGGAACCGGCAGCCCTTCCAGCGGGCAGTAGGGTCAGGGAATAAAAggcccagtgctgctggacaACCGGCGCCAGTGTTTTGGGGTTCAAAGCATCACGACGCGCTTGGACCCAGCTCCGTAGGGCAGCCTGGGTTCCTGTGATGGCTCTGATGGCCATCGGGGCTGGGGACCCTCTGAGCCGCTCAAGTTGCCGGTGCAGTTCCTACCTCCCCCCACCGACCATCAGCAGATTCACATCCCCGTTCACAAAGAAGTCGTTCCTGCCCGTCCACCTGAACACCTGCATGGGGACAGCACTCAGGGGACCGTGGGCTGgggcagtgtccccatccccattcctgtccctgtcctgcgAGGaccagctgggggctgctgagccaggctggctctgctcgGGCATCTCCGTATTCCACATCTCCGAGAGACCTGGCCGAGCCTGTGGTTCGGATCCATCCCTGCCAACAGCCCTGTGGGccctcccagggcacagctgcccccaCTAACACGCACAGCAGTACCCGACATGGCTGCTCCACATTCTGCCAGCCTAGAGCTGGGCTGTGACCGCCTTGCCATGTGGAGGGAACCCGGTGACAGCCAGCTGGGCAGGGTCCCCTTCCCTGATCTTCCTCCCGACACTGCCTGGGATTCGCCttttccccccagccctggagaagtGCGGGGCCAAGCGCAGCCCCGTCCCCCCGGATCCCCCCAGCACCGCGGGGACCCCCAGGCACGGCCCGGCCCTCGGGGCACGGCCAGCCCCGGCCCGGGTGCCCCTCGGCCGGCAGCCCGCAGCCGCACCTTCAGCTCGGggcagaaggagaagaggaaggtCTCCCCCGTGCCGTAGAAGCCGCTGCTGCTGCGAATGGCGGTGGCGGAGAAGGCACCGAAAGCCTGGGGAAGCAGAAGGGGGAGACTCACGGGGCTGCGTCCAGAGGGGCTCCCAGCGCCGGGACGTGTCCCCGTCCTGCCGACGGAGCGAGGAGGTGCCCGAGCCGCGAGTGACGCGGGGCAGccgggctggggagggcacGGCCGTACCTGCGCCTCCGTGTCCCTGATGAACAGCAGGGCCGGCGAGTccggccgggccccgctccgGTACAGCGTCCGCAGGCTGAAGCCGTCCCGCCCGGTGGAGTAGAgcaggtgccagggctgctgcgTCAGCCGCGGGGGCAGCTGGGGgcccagctggggcacagcGGCCTCAGTCGGTGCTGATCGGCTGAGcatcctccccctgccccagccctaACCTGAGATCTCATCGAGAGTCCTCCCAGGAGGAGGAGCACGCATCATCCCTCCAAGCAGCCTCCAAGCACCCACCTGAGCATCCTTCCGAGAGATGCTTCCAAGCACTCTCCCCTTCAACACATTCCCAAAGCGTCCTCACCCCACAAACCCTTCTGAGATTGGCTCCCCAAGCATCCTTCCCCCTAGGAGGTGACcgtccccaggcacagggaatgtCACCCATCTGGCCTCACAGAGGACCATTTCTGGTAGGACAGCGGTCACGGCTGTGGGTACGGGGCAGACGAGCAGGGCGGGGTCCCTGTGCAGGCGGGGGTGCCTCACCTTCTCGATGTCCCTGTCCCGCAGGATGCTGCTGGGTGTGCTCAGCACCAGCCTGCTCGGCTCCTCCTCCGCTGCTGCCggggctccctcccagccccgctgcccctctccagctgggtCCTCGCAtcccatgggcagctcctcGTCCTGGtcgggctgggggcagcaggagatgagCATCACTGCGGGCCcgagggagcagcagctcccgaACCCGCCCAGCGTGGGGCGCCTCCCATCCTCTGTCCAGGGACTGGGACAAGGGGCCCCAAGTCCACGGGAATGGGCACCAGGCTGAGCCTACAGCCCAGCTCCCGGCTGCCcgctgctcctggcagcccaggtgccatgccgtgccattACGTGCCGTGCCATGCCATGCGTGCCGTGCCAtgccatgccgtgccatgcCATGCCGTGCCTTGGCACCCCGCCAGGCCGTGGCACCGCTGCACACGGAACTTCAAGGGTGTATGGCCACCCGAGGGGGAGGAAgtggtggaggaggaagagaaggcagGGAAGGCTTCTACAGCTGCAGCCCCGTAGAAAGGGGTGAAGCCTTGCCTTTTCCCTCTTTGCTCACGGCCAGGCCGACCTCGCAGCGTGGAAGGGGTCGGGGATGTGCCGCGGTGCTGGTGGCCGCTAGTGACAAGTGTCTCAGCCAGCCACGCTTTCAGGCTGTGGGTGCAGCCCATGCCCGAGGGCTGCCGGGATCCTGGGGAGGCAGCGGCTGCAGGGGCAGGTCCCGCTGTGCCCATCACCCCCGCACCTGCCCaacccctccctgtccccagggcagccccctctgtctgtccagccCCGTGTCCAGCCTGGTGGTGCCTCCCAGCGCTGCCCCAGAGCTCCTTCCTCGCTGTCCCTCCCACGATGGACCTACCAGGAGCTGGTAGCCGTACCGGAGCCCCCTCATTGCAGCTGTttctggggtgctggggctgcgcCGCAGGGAGCCCTGGCCACCGCCCGGGGTTAATGTTCAGCCGCGCCGGCCCCTCCCTGGCCACGGGTGCGTGACAGGGCTGGTGCGGGTGCCAGCGGCCTGTCCCGGCTCCGGGGGTGCGTGGGCAGGCATCCCGCTCCAGACAGGGCGTGCTGGCCCGTGGTTGTCACCTCTTTGGCAGCCCACGGTCACCTGGAGCCAAGCGCAGAGCCCAaggccagggctgcccttgTGGCCCGTGCAGAGCCGCTCTTTGCAACACAGCTGTGGCAATGCTTGTGGCAACTGCCAACACCTGTGGTGGGGTGACCCTGGCTGGGCACCAGGCACCTGCCAAGGCCTCTCTTACTGCCCTCCACAGCTGGACGGGGctgagaaaatacagcaaaaggTTCATGAGTTAAGGACTGGGTGCAATCCCTCATCCAATACTTTcagggcaaaacagacttgaatTAGAAATATTaactgaatttattactaacaaaatctgagcaggataatgagaagtaaaataagaccttaaaaacaccttccccacacctctctccttcccagctctgcctccacccctccagcagtgcagagagATGTGCAATACGGGTTATGATCAGTTCATCACCtggtgtttctgctgctgctcagggaaaagAGTTgcagtccttcccctgctctggcGTGGGCtcctcaggggctgcaggggcacagacGCCTCCCCATGGCCTTCCCCACGGAGCcccaggggaatctcagctccagctcctggagcagctccagcccctcctcctgccctgccctgggtgtgtGCAGGACTGTTCCTCTCACGTATTTTCATCTGCTCTTCTCTGATTGCAATTACATCTATGCAGtaacttttttcttctacttAAATCCCTGATCCTCGAGGCATCACCACcatctgtgctgggctgggccttggccagcagtggctCCATCCTGGAACCatctggagttggctctgccagacacaGGGGCagtttctggcagcttctcacagaagccactccTCTAGCCAACCCAATACCAAAACCTGGACACACAAACCCACTACAGGAGGCCCTGGTGGCAAATGACCCTCACTGAGGGACCCAGCTTGGGActggcagctgagggaggagctgctggctgagggaCCTGCCAGGCTCAGGTGCCTCTGGAGAAGcgcctgcagagcagggaagaggtGCCgtgccccagtgcagccccttCTCACTGATGACATCCCCAAACcactcagcctggctgtgagcCTCCATTTATGCCAATTTAGGACTTCCTGTGTGCCTTGCCTGGTGGCACGATGGCCTTGATGCCTAGCCCTGGGCCCACTGCAGGCATTTTTGGGTTGTTCCCCATCTCCACAGCAGGcccactgcagccctggtggGTGTCTGCTGTGTTGTCCCCACAGCATTGGGAGTCTGGAGGTTCCTGGTGCCTGGCATTTGGTCACTGGCAGCACTTGGTGGGGACCAGGCAGTTCTGGTGACCCCAGGgctcccagtccctgcccaAGTTGTGTTAGCATGGCAATCCATGTCCCTGCCCCTACCCCTGCCAGTGCTTCTGTCCCTGCCCCATCTCTGCTCCTGGTCCCACCCTTCCATACCCCTGTCCTTGACGCTGTGCCcgcccctgccctgtccctttACCCTTTCATTCTCCCTGCCCCTACTctgccctttcctcctcctcacccttgaccctgctccttgtccctcccctggccctggccctggcccagctgtCTCTGCCCTCGCTCCTTCTCTGCCCCAGCTGTCTCTGCCCTCGCTCCTTCTCTGCCCCAGTGCTGACCCCACCACCTTCCTCAGGACTGCTTGAGTCCAAATTTGGGACTTGCTCCTTCAGGACACCCAGACGGAGCCAGCACAGGGGGCCGGGAGTGGGCCCAGCCCCGGGAccaaaggcagctctgcacaggacagggcactgcctgcagccggctcagctgccctgcagccgGGCTCTTCCAGCCTGCCCCACAGACCTGCTCCATTTTTCGTCACTCGTTTCCCCCCACCAAGCCGTGTTTGCTTTCAgatcctctcccagcccctccctcaccctgcagccgcacagccagagcacacacacagaggtgtcCAAAACTCgcacagttttatttatttcgCTCCCGGCCGTGCCCCCGCCGGCCTGAGGCTCCCGTCGGGGCCGCCCCAGGCCGGGCGCGGCTCCACCCCCAAAGCGCTGACAGAAGTGCAGTAAGGCAAAAGTTTGAATTGTCCGGAAAGAAAGATCTCTTTACAACCTGCCTGGGCGCACCCATCCATCAGCTGCTCCGTACCCCGTGCGGTTTCCATGTCTCATTCCCAACCTCCGGCTGTCCCGCGGGAGCAGTGGCGATGCCGGAGGCGGCTGTCACACTCTGGTCACTGCATCTCAGagccagccacagccagcagagctggtggcttcaccctgcagtgtcacattcagggggcagcagcagcagctccagggtgaGCAGGTCTGAGTACAAAGAGGAGTGGGGGGGACCAGGGGAACTGATTGAAGGGAGCCCCCATGCACAGcctggagcccagcactgactggcacagggtgacacagaCAAGTGCACATCCTGTAGTGATAAGCAGCTGTGGAACAACTCCGTAACAGCAGTGGCTGAGACTCCTCCTGGATTTGGTCTGGGGCCTTACAGGGAGATTGTGACACCTCCtggtcccagctgctgccccaagtgatcacagcagcacagtgtgaACCCCGCACTGCCGGGCTTTATCACCCAACAGaaactgggagcagtgggagtCCATCTCCTCAGTAGTATTCCCTCGGAGACCTGCAATgcctctgtgcagctcctggcatgGCTATGTTGCTCCAATGGGATAGAGCAGTTACCTGGTACCCACCTTGctcctgatcccatcccagtTCTGGTTCCTACTCATGTTTGTTTGAGTCCTGAGGTTACCAGGTGTGGCACCAGCTCCAGATGTCGCCCAAGGTCATTGTCCTTAGTCACCCAACCTTTTCACAGCACCCACTGTGACTGAGCACATGGGATTCTTCCAGATCCCTCAACAGTAGAACCACCAAGAAATGGAACCTGCAGGCAGGCTTGGGGCACCAGGTACCCCGAGCCTGCCTCGTGCCAAGCAGGAGAATTACTGGTCAAAGCAGTGAAGGGGAAGGTCCCTGGAGAAGCAAACATCTCCAAGAAGCAGTGGTGGAAAACAGTTCATGgtctgagctgcagccctgggttTAGCTCAGACACTCGGGCTCTTGCTGGACTGCCCAGAGCTGATGGCTGAGGTCGAAGTGAAAAGCACAGCTGAGGGAGGaggcactgcagctctgagagtctgtgctgagcctgcagctcaGTGGTTATTCCCAGAACCTCAGCCCTTTCTTTCAGTAGGTATCATTCCCAAAGTCAGACCTCCTTCAGGGAACCTTCCCCACCCACCCCAGGTAGTCCAAGCTTTGCATGTTCCTCGGAGTGGCCCATGTCCCAGGAAATGGTGGTCGAGTCCTTATTTCAGAACCAGCATGGCCTCTGTCCCGTCCTGCCTTGTCAGGTGCAGCCCGTGGGTGAGGTAGTACTCCCGCCGGAGGAAGGCATAGAAATAATCCGAGATGAGCAGGATCTGTGGAGTGAGATGTTCACACACAtcagtgctgctccagagcaAGGAATAAAGAGGGACACGTGTTGGTGACAGACCCTGTTGGGGGTCAAGCAGCTCCGGGGCTGTTCAGCAcatgctgctggaggagccacTGTGACCTTGGGAACACCTTGTCCATCCCCTTGCCATGTTAAGCCAGGGGAGACTCACATACAGCAGCTCCATAAACTGCCAAAGTGTATGACAATGGCAggtccagctgtgccacagctgcacaggcatCTCAGCTGCACCCACAGGACTCCTTCTATCCAAGTGTTGTCCCAGAATCACAGGGCCATTTTAGCtgaaaaagacctctgagatcaccaagtccaacctttgactgatcCCCCActgtgtcacccagcccagagcactgagtgccacaccCAGGCATcccctggacacctccaggggtgggactccaccacctccctgggcagccccttccaatgcctgactgtattttctgtgaagaaattcctcctaatgtccaacctgaacctccccaggcacagcttgaggctgtttcctctcatcctgtccctgttccctgggagcagagtctgACCCCCCAGCTGCACCCTCTTGTTGGAGTTGCAGAGTGAGAAGAttcctcctgagcctccttttctccaggctcagccccccCAGCTGTTCCTGGGGCTCAGTTCCCTTCTCTGGCTGTTCCAGCCCTGTAATGTCCTTCCTGGGCAGAGatgcccagaactggacacagctctTGAGGTGCCTCACTGGTGCCCAGCTCAGgtgacagtcactgccctggtcctgctgccaccccatGGCTGGTACAGGCCAGGTGTCAGTGGCCccttgcccacctgggcacaccaggctcttgttcagctgctgttgagcagcacccccagggcctttccagccactctgccctgAGCCAGGACACGTCTGGCTGTACTGAGGCACATGGTGGGACTGTTCCCACTCCTGGGGCCTTGAGATGGCAGGAATGGGTGACAGTGGATTCTCTAAAGCTGCAGCCTTGGGAAGCTGCCACTTCTGGGGCAGactgggctgtggcagggacCTGCTGGCTCAGTAGTGCCATTTGTCACTTAGCCTCTTGAAGTGTGACCTTCCCACAGGACTGATGCCTTCCTCCATCTGGAAACAGGAGCAGGTAACTAGAGTGGAAAACCTTTTCAGTGCCAGCCCAAGCTGGTAGTTATTGTCCTCATGTCCTAGTGCAGATGCCACTTAAAGCATCCCTTTGGCACTAAGCACTGCTGTGTACCTCAGGTGACCAagggcacagagggagggaCAGTCAGAGCCTGCCTGGGTTACTGTGCaatacagcacagaaaaacacagcagctgctgcagaggctcaatggcaggagaggaggggatggaggagcaggtgcagagcaggggaaagagAAATGGGGCTGCAGACTGCTGAAGTCAGGGGAGAAAGTGTGAAGGAGAACAGACCCAGGGAGAGGGTGAGCCCAAACAGCCATGATCTGCTCGCTTTGCTGCACTGCTGACAGGCTCTGTCAGTGCAGCTGGTTTACCTTTACCTAAGCTTCTCTGCAGATATctaaatgggaaaagaaagagctgAGGTGGGGATGAGGGCTAGATTTTCTCACAAGGAAATCAGACAAGAGACTTGCTGTCTGCATTTACACAGAGCACAAGACCTTGCAGGACCTGCTATGACTTTCTCAGGTAGGAAATAAAACCCTCTTAGAATATCAACAGCTGCTATTTCTAGTTAAAGTTTTACTATTCCTTTCATTACATAGGACCTGTAATGAACCATTCCCAGTTTTCTATCAGTCCCTCTTAGCAGAATCTCTATTCTCCCTCTCAACCTGTGCAGCCTCTTTTGGTTTTACCAAATAAGTGTTTTCCCCATTAATCAAGGGTAAGAGTAGGTGATTTTTTGCCCCTGGCCAAAGCATTCCCCTGGCTTTAGGAGAAGCAGACAAGCATAAATGGCTGAGGCACATTCAAACTAAAGGCAGCTTTAACATGAAATGAACGTTCTGCTCAC contains these protein-coding regions:
- the TLDC2 gene encoding TLD domain-containing protein 2; the encoded protein is MRGLRYGYQLLPDQDEELPMGCEDPAGEGQRGWEGAPAAAEEEPSRLVLSTPSSILRDRDIEKLGPQLPPRLTQQPWHLLYSTGRDGFSLRTLYRSGARPDSPALLFIRDTEAQAFGAFSATAIRSSSGFYGTGETFLFSFCPELKVFRWTGRNDFFVNGDVNLLMVGGGSGRFGLWLDGDLRHGGSQPCETFDNETLSQREEFCIQDLEMWGLA